The genomic window CAATGGTTCCAACATTCACATGCGGTTTAGTTCTTTCAAATTTCTCTTTGGCCATAATGAACCTCCTTTAAAATTATTAGCTAATTCCCTTAACCCGCTTGAGAATTTTCTCATACACGGGTTTAGGCACAACTTGGTAATGTGAAAATTGCATAACATAGCTTGCCCTTCCCTGACTTACAGAACGAAGTTCAGTAGCGTAACCAAAAAGTTCTGCAAGAGGAACAAGGGCGTCTACAATCCTTAGATTTCCCTCAAGGGAAATCTTTGATACCTTTCCCCTTCTTGAGGATATGCTGGAGAGAATATCTCCAAGATACTCCTCTGGCGTGATAACCTCCACCTTCATTATAGGTTCAAGAAGTATTGGATCAGCTTTTCTTGCTCCCTCTTTGAAAGCTTTGGATGCTGCAATCTTATAGGCTATTTCAGATGAATCTACAGGATGATATGAACCATCAAGAAGTTCCACTCCAACATTTATAACAGGATATCCAAGCACAATCCCTGTTTCAAGAGCGCCTTTTACTCCCTCCTCAACTGCAGGAATAAACTGTTCAGGAATTACTCCACCCTTAATACTATTCTTAAACTCAAACTTCTTGTCTTTAAGTGGGTATATCCTCAAGACAACATGACCATACATACCCTTTCCACCAGTCTGCCTTATGTACTTTCCCTCCTGTTTAACCTCTTTTGTAATGGTTTCTCTATAGTTTACCTCTGGTTTACCAATTCTTGCCTCAAGACCAAACTCCCTTGTAAGTCTATCCACTATAATCTCAAGATGAAGCTCTCCCATCCCAGATATTATTGTCTGCCCAGTTTCCTCGTCGTATCTTACTTTGAATGTGGGATCCTCAAAGGAAAATTTCCTTAGAGCAAGGGATAATTTATCCTGCTCAGCTCTTGTCTTTGGCTCTATAGCTACAGATATTACTGGTTCAGGAAACTCAATGGACTCAAGAACAATGGGATGTTTTTCATCACAGATTGTATCTCCAGTAACGCTGTTCTTCAATCCAACAATTCCACCAAGATTACCTGCTGGAAGTTCTTTTATATCCTCTCTTTTATTTGCATGGAGTCTTAAGATTCTTGATACCCTCTCCTTCTTTTTCAAGTTTATATTGTAAACATATGTACCTGCAACAATTTTTCCTGAATAAACTCTTACAAAGTGAAGCTGACCAAAGTATGGATCGTTGGCAACCTTAAATACTATCGCAGAAAGTGGTTCATCTGGATCTGGTTTTCTTTCCTCTTCCTCTCCAGTGATAGGATTCTTACCTTTAACTGGGGGTATATCTATAGGAGATGGAAGATAATCAACTATTGCATCCAAGAGAGGTTGAACTCCTTTATTTTTCAACGAACTTCCAAACACTGTGGGGAAGAAAATTCCCCTTATAGTTTTTCCTCTTATAACTCTCTTAATCTCTTCTGGTGTTATCTCCTCTCCTTCAAGATACTTCTCAAGTAATATATCGTCTGCCTCTACTACAGATTCAATCAATTCGTTTCTTGCCTTTAAAACCTCTTC from Caldisericia bacterium includes these protein-coding regions:
- the fusA gene encoding elongation factor G, with protein sequence MENYPIEKIRNIGFIAHIDAGKTTTTERVLYYTGKIHRIGDVDEGTATMDWMVQEKERGITITSAVTTCFWRDFMINIIDTPGHVDFTAEVERSLRVLDGVIVILEGVSGVQPQTETVWRQAARYKVPRIIYINKMDRTGASKDRVVRTIKERLNVNPLLIQLPLGEAEEFEGVIDLIEMKEYVWEKGGSGEEYEVRPARETEEVLKARNELIESVVEADDILLEKYLEGEEITPEEIKRVIRGKTIRGIFFPTVFGSSLKNKGVQPLLDAIVDYLPSPIDIPPVKGKNPITGEEEERKPDPDEPLSAIVFKVANDPYFGQLHFVRVYSGKIVAGTYVYNINLKKKERVSRILRLHANKREDIKELPAGNLGGIVGLKNSVTGDTICDEKHPIVLESIEFPEPVISVAIEPKTRAEQDKLSLALRKFSFEDPTFKVRYDEETGQTIISGMGELHLEIIVDRLTREFGLEARIGKPEVNYRETITKEVKQEGKYIRQTGGKGMYGHVVLRIYPLKDKKFEFKNSIKGGVIPEQFIPAVEEGVKGALETGIVLGYPVINVGVELLDGSYHPVDSSEIAYKIAASKAFKEGARKADPILLEPIMKVEVITPEEYLGDILSSISSRRGKVSKISLEGNLRIVDALVPLAELFGYATELRSVSQGRASYVMQFSHYQVVPKPVYEKILKRVKGIS